The DNA region GAGAAATAAACATGAAAAGAAATTCAATAAAATATATAACTGTAGCAGCTTTAATTGCCGGCGGCCTTACATCGTGCACTAAAAAGCTTGATCTGCTGCCAACAAATGATGTTACCTCGGCACAGGTTTACAGCACCCCCGAAGGATATAAGCAAGCTTTTGCTAAAGTTTACGCTGCATATGCGTTAACAGGCAACTCAGGCCCGGCGGGTAATGGTGACGTACAAGGTATTGACGAAGGCACCTCAGACTTTTTCCGCCTGTACTGGTGTGCCGAAGAGCTACCAACTGATGAAGCCGTTGTAGGCTGGGGCGACGTAGGCTTGCCGGATTTTCACAGCATGACCTGGTCATCAAGCAATACTTTCTTAACCGGCTTATATTACAGGTGTATGTACCAGATTACCCTGGCGAATGATTTTATTCGCCAGTCGTCTGATGCTAACCTGAGCAGCAGGGGTATTAAAGGTGCAGATGCCGATAAAGTTCACCAGTATGTAGCCGAAGTCCGCTTTTTAAGGGCTTACCAGTATTCAATTTTGATGGACTTGTTTGCTGCCCCTCCATTTGTTACAGAAAACGATCCGTTGGGCGGACCACTACCAAAGCAGATAAGCCGTAAAGATCTGTTTACCTATATTGAAGGCGAGCTTAAAGCAATTGATGGAGGCCTTGCTGATGCACGCACTAACGAATACGGTCGCGCGGATAAAGCCGCTGCCTGGGCTTTGCTGGCAAGGATTTATCTTAATGCCGAAGTTTATACCGGTACTGCTAATTATGCAGCCGCGATAACCTATTCAAAAAAGGTGATTGATGCCGGTTATTCATTGGTTAGTGACTATACCAAACTAATGCGCGCTGATAACAACCTCAATAAAAATGAGTTTATTTTAACCATTAACTACGATGGCTTGCATACACAAGGCTATGGTGGTGCCACATTTATGACGCATGCACCGGTTGGTGGCTCAATGCCGGCGGCTGATTATGGTATCGCCGGCGGGTGGGCCGGTTTACGGACAACCAAAGCTTTTGTAAACCTGTTTCCCGGAGGCGCTTCAAGTGCCGATAAACGCGCCCAGTTTTACACCGATGGCCAAAACATTGAGATCAACACCATCAGCACCTTTACCGATGGCTACGCTATCAGCAAATTCAAAGATGTTAAGATAAATGGCGGTGCCCCGCAAAGTTTGGATTATGCAGATATGGACCTTCCTATTTTCCGTTTAGCCGAACAATATTTGATTTATGCCGAAGCTACTACACGCGGCGGCGGCGGCGATGCCGCACTTGCTTTAAGCTATGTTAACAAATTAAGGGCCCGTGCCTACCAAAGTGCTACCACCGGCCAGTTAACCGCTTTAACAACCGACCTGTTGCTTGATGAAAGAGGACGTGAGCTGTACTGGGAAGGTTTCCGCCGTACGGACCTTATCCGTTACAAAAAATTTGTTGAGGCTACTTACTTATGGCCGTTTAAAGGCGGTTCAAAAGATGGCAAAGGCGTTGAAAGTTTCCGTACGGTATATCCGTTACCATCGGCAGATGTTACAGCCAACCCTAATCTGAAACAAAATACAGGCTATTAATAATACACCGGGAGATGCCCTCAAAGTATCTCCCGCAAAACCATAAAACCTAAAAAAGGATATGAAAAAAATATTTACCACGCTCCTGGCATTCGGTGGCATTGCACTGCTGATGCTGGCGTCATGTAAAAAAGATGAAGTAAAGGTTGTAGCAAACGTGGGCAAAGTAGGCACTTTAACTTCAACAACAACCGCCCCCGCACTCTCTAAACCCAATGCCAATAATGATGCTATTACTTTTAACTGGGTTGCAACCCCTGTTACAGGTTATAAAGCTCCCATTACGTATACCATACAGTTAGATGTAAAAGGCAATAATTTCAAAAACGCAAGGGAAGTAAGTACCGATAAGCTTACCCAAACACTAAAGGTAGGTGCACTTAACGATATGCTAACCGCACTGAAGCTATCTTATGAAAACCCATCGCAAGTTGATGTGCGCATTAAATCATCGGCTGCTCCAAACCTGGCTGCTACTTACTCAAATATCATTACGTTAACCGTATTGCCATATCAGGGCACGGGTTATATTTATGTTCCTGGCGCGTACCAGGGATGGGACCCCAAAACTGCTGACAGTCTTACCTCGCCTAATAACGATGGCGTATATGACGGCTATATCGGTTTCCCTGCAGGTAAGCTTGAATTTAAACTTACTCCTAAAAAGGTCTGGGACGTTGCATACGGAGATGCAGGCAGCGGAAAAATAAGTACTACCGGCGGTAATCTTTCAGTACCTGCCGCAGGATACTATGCATTGCACGCTGTTATCGACCAAAACGATAAAACAAAAGGCACATTTACCGCTACCCCTGTATTTTGGAGCATTATTGGCGATGCTACTCCGGGCGGCTGGAGCACTGATACTGATATGCTTTATGATGCTACCACCAAAACATGGAGCGTTACAGCCGCTTT from Mucilaginibacter sp. SJ includes:
- a CDS encoding RagB/SusD family nutrient uptake outer membrane protein, whose amino-acid sequence is MKRNSIKYITVAALIAGGLTSCTKKLDLLPTNDVTSAQVYSTPEGYKQAFAKVYAAYALTGNSGPAGNGDVQGIDEGTSDFFRLYWCAEELPTDEAVVGWGDVGLPDFHSMTWSSSNTFLTGLYYRCMYQITLANDFIRQSSDANLSSRGIKGADADKVHQYVAEVRFLRAYQYSILMDLFAAPPFVTENDPLGGPLPKQISRKDLFTYIEGELKAIDGGLADARTNEYGRADKAAAWALLARIYLNAEVYTGTANYAAAITYSKKVIDAGYSLVSDYTKLMRADNNLNKNEFILTINYDGLHTQGYGGATFMTHAPVGGSMPAADYGIAGGWAGLRTTKAFVNLFPGGASSADKRAQFYTDGQNIEINTISTFTDGYAISKFKDVKINGGAPQSLDYADMDLPIFRLAEQYLIYAEATTRGGGGDAALALSYVNKLRARAYQSATTGQLTALTTDLLLDERGRELYWEGFRRTDLIRYKKFVEATYLWPFKGGSKDGKGVESFRTVYPLPSADVTANPNLKQNTGY
- a CDS encoding SusE domain-containing protein, encoding MKKIFTTLLAFGGIALLMLASCKKDEVKVVANVGKVGTLTSTTTAPALSKPNANNDAITFNWVATPVTGYKAPITYTIQLDVKGNNFKNAREVSTDKLTQTLKVGALNDMLTALKLSYENPSQVDVRIKSSAAPNLAATYSNIITLTVLPYQGTGYIYVPGAYQGWDPKTADSLTSPNNDGVYDGYIGFPAGKLEFKLTPKKVWDVAYGDAGSGKISTTGGNLSVPAAGYYALHAVIDQNDKTKGTFTATPVFWSIIGDATPGGWSTDTDMLYDATTKTWSVTAALIGGKDIKFRFNHSWDLNLGGTPGALTPGGANYTISAGGTYKIVLNANANTFTITKL